Proteins found in one Gemmatimonadota bacterium genomic segment:
- the cobD gene encoding cobalamin biosynthesis protein CobD: MELTVLAPDPLLLLCAVVLDGILGDPVYRWHPVRLMGHTLTGIERMLRRIGLDGYAGGCLLFLALSVCWVGASAAPALWLNGLHPALNGVYQVFVIYSMVALRDLCRHGMAIDRAGDLEGARRAVSMLVGRDTSTMDTAACRRAGMESLSENAVDGFIAPLCWYALLGLPGIVLYKVISTMDSMVGYRTPRYARFGWCGARLDDLFNLLPARLTWLLLAGVAFLLPGYSGRKALSVGWRQHALVPGPNSGWSEAAAAGAVRRRLVGPVRQDGKLVTEIWIGDESDPEGGQAGDLRRMCVLVVVTCLVAVILAALLVVTFADFR; this comes from the coding sequence ATGGAACTGACGGTTCTCGCGCCGGACCCTCTTCTGCTCCTGTGCGCGGTGGTGCTGGACGGCATCCTGGGGGATCCGGTCTACCGGTGGCACCCGGTGCGCCTGATGGGCCATACACTCACGGGCATTGAGCGCATGCTCCGCAGGATCGGACTGGACGGGTACGCGGGCGGGTGCCTGCTGTTCCTGGCGCTCTCCGTGTGCTGGGTAGGTGCCAGTGCGGCGCCGGCCCTGTGGCTGAACGGCCTGCATCCGGCGCTGAACGGGGTCTACCAGGTCTTCGTGATCTACAGCATGGTGGCGCTCAGGGACCTGTGCCGGCACGGCATGGCCATCGATCGCGCCGGGGACCTGGAAGGCGCGCGACGGGCCGTGTCCATGCTGGTCGGTCGGGATACGTCCACCATGGACACCGCGGCCTGCCGGCGGGCGGGCATGGAAAGCCTGAGCGAGAACGCGGTGGACGGCTTCATCGCGCCTTTGTGCTGGTATGCCCTGCTGGGGTTGCCGGGCATCGTGCTCTACAAGGTGATCAGCACGATGGATTCCATGGTGGGGTACCGGACGCCCCGGTATGCGCGCTTCGGCTGGTGCGGGGCGCGGCTGGACGACCTGTTCAATCTCCTGCCCGCCCGGCTCACCTGGCTGCTGTTGGCGGGGGTCGCGTTTCTACTGCCCGGGTATTCGGGCCGCAAGGCGCTGTCGGTAGGCTGGCGGCAGCATGCCCTCGTTCCGGGTCCGAACTCCGGCTGGAGCGAAGCGGCGGCGGCAGGCGCCGTACGGCGGCGATTGGTCGGACCGGTCCGGCAGGACGGGAAGCTGGTTACGGAGATCTGGATCGGCGACGAAAGCGATCCGGAAGGCGGCCAGGCCGGCGACCTGCGCCGCATGTGCGTCCTGGTCGTGGTTACGTGCCTGGTAGCGGTGATTCTTGCGGCGCTGCTCGTAGTCACGTTCGCTGATTTCCGTTAG
- a CDS encoding glycosyltransferase translates to MKPLSGHWNVPSDKPASSTPASLLDHGTPGHGNEYRAGDPRISVIIPTLNEASTIEECLGQFDGGSARPDEPAGPATSPGPPGPTSLEIIVVDGGSDDGTPEIVRSRPGARLIESSLRGRAIQMNAGAAASSGDVLLFLHADTRLPDRWRELVAESICERGKAGGRFRFDIAHAKRIYRWIVRGTNFRSRFLGITYGDQAIYTTREAFEAVGGFPGIPVFEDARFADRLKKAGGLDWIDEAVLTSARRWERRGPVRTLLLTWMLRLLYTFFVPPRFLARFYGVVR, encoded by the coding sequence ATGAAGCCTTTATCTGGTCATTGGAACGTACCCTCGGATAAGCCGGCCTCGTCGACCCCGGCATCTCTGCTCGACCATGGCACGCCCGGGCACGGAAATGAGTATCGCGCCGGGGACCCCCGGATCAGCGTCATCATCCCCACACTCAACGAGGCATCGACGATCGAGGAATGCCTGGGACAGTTCGACGGCGGTTCGGCGCGTCCGGACGAGCCGGCCGGGCCGGCCACGTCGCCCGGTCCGCCGGGTCCGACCAGCCTGGAAATCATCGTCGTGGACGGCGGAAGTGACGATGGCACGCCGGAGATCGTCCGGTCGCGGCCGGGGGCGAGACTCATCGAATCCAGCCTGCGGGGCCGGGCGATCCAGATGAACGCGGGCGCCGCGGCCTCGTCCGGGGACGTGCTGCTGTTTCTACACGCCGATACGCGGCTTCCGGATCGATGGCGGGAGCTCGTAGCCGAATCGATCTGCGAGCGCGGCAAGGCCGGAGGACGATTCCGTTTCGACATCGCCCATGCAAAGCGGATATACCGGTGGATCGTGCGGGGCACCAATTTCCGTTCGCGCTTCCTGGGCATTACCTACGGAGACCAGGCGATCTATACCACGCGGGAGGCCTTCGAGGCGGTGGGGGGATTTCCCGGGATTCCGGTCTTCGAGGACGCCCGGTTCGCCGACCGGCTGAAGAAGGCCGGCGGACTGGACTGGATCGACGAAGCCGTGCTGACCTCCGCGCGGCGCTGGGAACGCCGCGGGCCGGTGCGTACGCTGCTGCTGACCTGGATGCTGCGTCTGCTCTATACCTTTTTCGTCCCGCCCAGGTTCCTGGCGCGCTTCTACGGGGTGGTCAGGTGA